The following proteins come from a genomic window of Doryrhamphus excisus isolate RoL2022-K1 chromosome 12, RoL_Dexc_1.0, whole genome shotgun sequence:
- the LOC131139734 gene encoding gastrula zinc finger protein XlCGF8.2DB-like, whose protein sequence is MCERTTVEYEEELSRTKVEKERQRQLLDAVFRKHRADIGEEDQQQWSSRVKQEEPQPPLIKEEEEEHSISQEAARLKELEEFPVIRVIVKSEDEAAGGSLADSLLAPLSDSDNTTSASHDTDDEGSKADKTRRTDNSCLKCSQCDKTFSTKSNLNVHMRIHTGEKPYVCSVCGKRFSQKAQFETHTRTHTGEKPFSCSVCGKKFTRNERLTIHTRIHTGERPFCCSICGKTFCDKGSLMKHTRTHTGEKPFTCSVCGTRFKNYSALSKHKRIHTGEKSFSCTVCGKTFAHNESLTTHTRIHTRERPFPCSVCGKTFSVKCNLIKHTRTHTGERPYSCTVCGKAFSVKCNLVTHARTHC, encoded by the exons ATGTGCGAAAGAACGACAGtagagtacgaggaggaactttctcgaacaaaAGTGGAGAAggagcgacaacgtcaactactggacgcCGTTTTCAGGAAGCACAGAGCAG ACATCGGTGAAGAAGACCAGCAGCAGTGGAGCTCCAGGGTGAagcaggaggagccacagcccccactcattaaagaggaagaggaggaacacAGCATCAGTCAGGAGGCGGCACGTCTCAAAGAGCTGGAGGAGTTCCCAGTGATCCGTGTcattgtgaagagtgaagatgaaGCAGCTGGTGGATCACTAGCAGACAGCCTGTTAGCTCCGCTATCAGACAGCGACAACACAACGTCGGCATCTCatgacactgatgatgaaggCTCGAAAGCAGATAAGACACGCCGCACTGACAACTCATGCTTGAAATGTTCGCAGTGTGACAAAACCTTCAGCACCAAGTCAAATCTGAACGTACACATGAGGATCCatacaggagagaaaccttatGTCTGCTCAGTTTGTGGCAAAAGATTCTCCCAAAAGGCCCAATTTGAGacacacacaagaacacacactggGGAGAAGCCTTTTAGCTGCTCAGTCTGTGGTAAAAAATTCACTCGAAATGAACGTTTGAcaatacacacaagaatacacaccggGGAGAGACCGTTTTGCTGTTCGATATGCGGTAAAACATTCTGCGACAAAGGTAGCCTGATGAAACACACTCGgacacacaccggagagaaacctttcacctGCTCAGTCTGTGGCACACGTTTTAAGAATTATTCAGCACTGTCCAAGCACAAAAGAATACACACGGGAGAGAAGTCTTTTAGCTGCACAGTGtgtggtaaaacatttgcaCATAATGAAAGTTTGACAACACATACAAGAATACACACGCGGGAGAGACCATTTccctgctcagtttgtggtaaaACCTTCTCTGTTAAATGTAATTTGATTAAACACACGAGAACGCACACAGGGGAGAGGCCATATTCCTGTACAGTCTGCGGCAAAGCATTCTCCGTGAAATGTAACTTGGTCACACACGCAAGAACGCATTGCTAA